A genomic window from Triticum urartu cultivar G1812 chromosome 7, Tu2.1, whole genome shotgun sequence includes:
- the LOC125519611 gene encoding UPF0481 protein At3g47200-like: MATIFSFYSKERLSRKVLERENHAGCHTERKGTKKHDCDYGWARVYIAVNTQGGRRAEYTQWQALLAQDVNVSKDLLANTLASVTSAIPTRCDYRKAWPTIYKVPKELKRGDEDEGYEPVAVRIGPFTKSVNSTAQLEKYKWCCVRQLLSSHQNHPDSDVSEELLKSCLENMKLLEPEIRAAYSEDVRGDSDCLAVNMLLDGCFILQRLLKAARVGEKNAASVGSVIRSMTRGCCSSLFESSLGSTSSRQENIAQDDDWTQVFGRVRVWQLVATDLLLLENQIPFFVLIKLFELLSSGDGEPQDTLVKGSLRLFRSLCPHMLQRSAANSEIDYRGVHVHHLLHLFYLSVIQAQTPPNNFNQSVPPTSNNQLDLDLPQWMPCAKELMEAGVKFRKGKKEDSFLDIKFNSHKGILKIPPLRFYDFSDKLFRNLIAFEQTYPDTRGDITTYAIFMDCLVNTPEDMLILHLRHIIVNQINVEQDASRFFNTNCAQVVRSSLYNNYLKKLMKDVNDYRGSKLNKWRATLARKYFRNPCVTMSVLAGVLLLAMTMLQTFFTVYPYFHPSK, from the exons ATGGCCACAATCTTTTCCTTCTACTCGAAGGAGAGGCTGTCCCGAAAGGTTTTAGAACGCGAGAACCATGCTGGGTGTCATACAGAAAGAAAGGGAACAAAGAAGCATGACTGCGACTATGGCTGGGCTAGAGTTTATATAGCAG TGAACACGCAGGGCGGAAGGAGAGCCGAGTACACGCAGTGGCAGGCGCTCCTCGCACAAG ATGTCAATGTATCCAAAGATTTATTGGCGAACACGTTGGCGAGCGTGACATCTGCAATTCCTACAAGATGTGACTACAGAAAGGCGTGGCCCACCATTTATAAGGTACCCAAAGAACTTAAAAGGGGTGATGAGGACGAAGGCTATGAGCCGGTCGCTGTTCGCATAGGCCCCTTTACAAAGAGCGTCAACAGCACGGCGCAGCTGGAGAAGTACAAATGGTGCTGCGTGCGGCAACTTTTGAGCTCGCACCAAAACCACCCTGACAGTGACGTCTCCGAGGAGCTGCTAAAGAGTTGCCTGGAGAACATGAAGCTTCTGGAGCCAGAAATTCGGGCGGCCTACTCTGAAGACGTTCGGGGCGACAGCGATTGCCTAGCAGTCAACATGCTACTCGATGGCTGTTtcatcctccagcgcttgctcaAGGCCGCACGCGTCGGGGAAAAGAATGCAGCTTCAGTCGGCTCGGTGATCCGATCAATGACAAGAGGATGCTGCTCAAGCCTCTTCGAGTCGTCCCTAGGGAGTACAAGCAGCAGGCAGGAGAACATTGCTCAAGACGACGACTGGACGCAGGTTTTTGGCAGGGTCAGGGTGTGGCAATTAGTGGCAACCGACCTACTCCTACTCGAGAATCAGATCCCTTTCTTTGTGCTGATTAAGCTATTTGAGCTGCTCTCGAGTGGTGATGGTGAGCCCCAAGACACCCTCGTCAAGGGCAGCCTCCGGCTTTTCCGATCTCTATGTCCCCACATGCTGCAACGTTCAGCTGCTAATTCAGAAATTGATTACCGCGGCGTGCACGTGCACCACCTGCTGCACCTCTTCTACCTCTCCGTCATCCAAGCCCAGACACCTCCTAACAACTTCAATCAATCAGTTCCTCCAACTTCAAACAATCAGTTGGATTTGGATCTCCCGCAGTGGATGCCGTGCGCCAAGGAGTTGATGGAAGCCGGGGTAAAGTTTAGGAAGGGAAAGAAGGAGGACAGCTTCCTGGATATCAAGTTCAACAGCCACAAGGGCATCCTGAAGATACCGCCCCTGAGGTTCTATGATTTCAGCGACAAGCTGTTCCGGAACCTTATCGCCTTCGAGCAGACCTATCCAGACACCCGGGGTGACATCACCACATATGCCATCTTCATGGACTGCCTCGTCAACACGCCCGAGGACATGCTGATCCTGCACCTGCGTCACATTATTGTCAACCAGATAAACGTCGAGCAGGACGCCAGCCGCTTCTTCAACACTAACTGCGCGCAGGTTGTGCGCTCCTCGCTTTACAACAACTACCTGAAAAAACTGATGAAGGATGTGAATGATTACAGGGGCTCCAAGCTGAACAAGTGGCGCGCCACGCTTGCGCGCAAGTACTTCAGAAACCCTTGTGTGACCATGTCAGTGCTGGCTGGCGTGCTCTTGCTCGCCATGACTATGCTGCAGACCTTCTTTACAGTCTATCCCTACTTCCACCCTTCAAAGTAA